In Glycine max cultivar Williams 82 chromosome 7, Glycine_max_v4.0, whole genome shotgun sequence, a single window of DNA contains:
- the LOC100803354 gene encoding pollen-specific leucine-rich repeat extensin-like protein 3 produces MGKYLSHSRSYRGKFPICKTLNRTIPRGIPVYETVGKCKKCGLCDRNYDCDAITVATSYFPLLYLSFSTFSRAHFDHGFIHIEPIIFPNVDAYAPTLEFDTIAPTPKIEDDSQLAPPPEVGAIPPTFEVQNDAPLVNERLKKAYVALQAWKEAIYSDPLNTTGNWVGEDVCSYNGVFCAPAIDDPTLNVVAGVDLNNADIAGHLPEELGNLSDIALFHINSNRFCGIVPETLENLTLLHEFDISNNHFVGGFPSVVLKWPNLKYLDIRYNDFEGPLPPELFEKDLDAIFLNNNRFTSIIPDTLGKSKVSVVTFANNKFTGCIPKSIVNMKNMNEIVFMGNDLGGCLPQEIGLLESITVLDASHNGFVGTLPNLSGLKNVEVIDIEHNKLSGYVSNIVCQLPLLKNFTFSNNYFNGEAQTCVPSEHQHIKQNTLQQHYQSILLLHQQHVLSPSPLKHSPPPPVHSPPPPIYSPPPPVNSPPPPVSSPPPPVYSPPPSPINSPPPPTPVLSPSPLIHSPPPPVHSPPPPIYSPPPPVNSPPPPVSSPPPPVYSPPPPLINSPPPPTLVLSPSPPIHSPPPPVHSPPPPVYSPPPPVYSPPPTWDDVVLPPHFGSSYQSPPPPTIAGY; encoded by the exons GTTGCTACCTCTTATTTTCCATTGttatatctttctttttcaacCTTTTCTCGTGCTCATTTTGATCATGGATTTATCCATATTGAACCAATAATATTCCCAAACGTTGATGCTTATGCACCCACACTTGAATTTGATACTATTGCACCAACTCCAAAAATTGAAGATGATTCACAACTTGCTCCACCACCCGAAGTTGGTGCCATTCCACCAACTTTTGAAGTTCAAAATGATGCACCACTTGTAAATGAAAGGCTAAAAAAGGCCTATGTTGCTCTTCAAGCATGGAAAGAGGCTATTTACTCTGACCCTTTGAACACAACTGGTAATTGGGTTGGTGAAGATGTCTGCTCCTACAATGGTGTGTTTTGTGCTCCCGCCATTGATGATCCCACATTGAATGTGGTTGCTGGTGTTGATCTCAACAATGCGGACATTGCTGGTCACCTCCCAGAAGAGTTAGGCAACTTGTCAGATATTGCACTTTTCCACATTAACTCCAATAGATTTTGTGGAATTGTGCCAGAGACCTTGGAAAATCTCACACTTCTTCATGAGTTTGACATTAGCAACAATCACTTTGTTGGTGGTTTTCCATCTGTGGTTCTCAAATGGCCAAACTTGAAGTACTTGGATATCAGATACAATGACTTTGAAGGACCCTTACCTCCAGAGCTATTTGAGAAGGATCTTGATGCAATATTTTTGAACAATAATCGTTTCACGTCTATCATCCCAGACACTCTAGGAAAATCCAAGGTCTCAGTTGTGACCTTTGCTAACAACAAATTCACGGGTTGTATTCCAAAGTCTATTGTGAACATGAAAAACATGAATGAGATTGTGTTCATGGGCAATGACCTTGGAGGTTGCTTGCCACAAGAGATTGGATTGTTGGAAAGCATAACTGTTTTAGATGCTAGTCATAATGGTTTTGTAGGGACTCTTCCTAACTTGTCAGGACTGAAGAATGTTGAGGTCATAGACATTGAACACAACAAGCTTAGTGGATATGTGTCTAACATTGTTTGCCAACTTCCTTTGCTGAAGAACTTCACATTCTCTAACAACTACTTCAATGGGGAAGCTCAAACTTGTGTGCCTTC AGAACATCAACACATCAAACAAAATACTCTCCAACAACACTACCAATCAATTCTCCTCCTCCACCAACAACATGTTCTCTCTCCATCTCCCCTAAAACATTCTCCACCACCACCTGTCCACTCACCTCCTCCACCAATTTACTCTCCACCACCACCAGTTAACTCCCCACCACCCCCCGTGTCCTCACCACCTCCACCTGTCTACTCTCCACCACCATCACCAATCAATTCTCCTCCTCCACCAACACCTGTTCTCTCTCCATCTCCCCTAATACATTCTCCACCACCACCTGTCCACTCACCTCCTCCACCAATTTACTCTCCACCACCACCAGTTAACTCCCCACCACCCCCCGTGTCCTCACCGCCTCCACCAGTCTactctccaccaccaccactaatCAACTCTCCTCCTCCACCAACACTTGTTCTCTCCCCATCTCCCCCAATACATTCTCCACCACCACCTGTTCACTCACCTCCTCCACCAGTTTACTCTCCACCACCACCAGTTTACTCTCCACCACCAACATGGGATGATGTTGTCCTCCCACCCCACTTTGGATCTTCATACCAGTCACCTCCTCCACCAACAATTGCTGGCTACTAA